From Deltaproteobacteria bacterium, one genomic window encodes:
- a CDS encoding NADPH:quinone oxidoreductase family protein, translating into MKALLCTKLGPPESLVLTEGLPSPKPGSGEVLVKVLVAGINFPDTLIIEGKYQFKPELPFAPGGEAVGRVIALGEGVTGLAIGDRVVAMNVYGMLAEEVCVSSFQLVKLPDASFTDAEAAGFLIAYGTTYYALNRRAGLSSGQTLAVLGAAGGVGLAAVQLGKAMGAKVIACASTDAKLEVCKANGADVLINTSNQKLKDALKAATHGDGVDVVYDPVGGTQTEEALRAMAWGGRLLVIGFASGTIPQLPVNLTLLKSCSVVGVFWGAYTAREPEHFKQDLAELLELKRAGKVKPLISGTFPLARGGEAIRQLADRKAVGKVVVTVA; encoded by the coding sequence ATGAAAGCGCTGCTGTGCACCAAGCTCGGTCCGCCGGAGTCGTTGGTCCTCACCGAAGGTCTGCCTTCGCCCAAGCCGGGCAGCGGCGAGGTACTCGTCAAGGTTCTGGTCGCGGGTATCAACTTCCCCGACACGCTGATCATCGAAGGTAAATATCAATTCAAGCCCGAGCTCCCGTTCGCGCCGGGCGGCGAAGCGGTGGGCCGCGTCATCGCGCTGGGAGAAGGCGTCACCGGTCTCGCGATTGGCGATCGCGTGGTCGCGATGAATGTGTACGGCATGCTCGCGGAAGAGGTCTGCGTCTCGAGCTTTCAGCTGGTGAAGCTCCCCGACGCGAGCTTCACCGACGCCGAGGCCGCGGGGTTTCTCATCGCCTACGGCACGACGTACTACGCGCTGAATCGACGCGCCGGGCTCTCGTCGGGGCAGACGCTCGCCGTGCTCGGCGCAGCAGGCGGCGTGGGGCTGGCCGCGGTTCAGCTCGGCAAGGCGATGGGCGCGAAGGTCATTGCCTGCGCGAGCACCGACGCCAAGCTCGAAGTGTGCAAAGCCAATGGCGCCGACGTGCTCATCAATACGTCGAACCAGAAGTTGAAGGACGCGCTCAAGGCCGCGACCCACGGCGACGGCGTGGATGTCGTCTACGACCCCGTGGGCGGCACGCAGACCGAAGAAGCGCTGCGCGCGATGGCCTGGGGCGGACGGCTGCTGGTCATCGGCTTCGCCAGCGGGACCATCCCGCAGCTCCCGGTGAACCTGACGCTCTTGAAGAGCTGCTCGGTGGTCGGCGTCTTCTGGGGCGCCTACACCGCGCGCGAGCCCGAGCACTTCAAGCAGGACCTCGCCGAGCTCCTCGAGTTGAAGCGCGCCGGCAAGGTGAAGCCGCTCATCAGCGGCACGTTCCCGCTGGCGCGCGGCGGCGAAGCGATCCGCCAGCTCGCGGACCGGAAGGCCGTGGGGAAAGTGGTCGTGACGGTAGCGTGA
- a CDS encoding YcaQ family DNA glycosylase has protein sequence MTTTRKPERVPASLARKMLLGAQGLLDDPERAGSLAATRKLVRALGFVQVDSINVVQRAQHLTLFARLHRYRPEQLTQLVEGERALFEHWTHDASLIPSVWYPHWKHRFARSRARLAKPSKWLQDALGKHPEQTLAHVLERIETEGPLRSQDFEDERKGVQSGWWNWKPQKAALEMLWRMGELAIARRDGFQKVYDLAERVHPEGHRAPMPARDAHVDWACDEALSRLGIATARELSQFWDSVEAAEASAWCKRELAAGRLELVEVASADGKRLTSAFARPGWKRLARALPDAPSGARLLCPFDPVLRDRARAQRLFDFDYTFEAYTPLPKRKFGYYVLPMLEGDQLVGRADGKLHRDQDTLAFKRVWWEPGVRPTRTRGRDVERAVEKMAEWLGASRVELNLKQGASR, from the coding sequence ATGACCACCACCCGAAAGCCCGAGCGCGTCCCCGCATCGCTTGCCCGGAAGATGCTCCTCGGCGCCCAGGGGCTGCTGGACGACCCCGAACGCGCAGGCTCGCTCGCGGCCACGCGCAAGCTCGTCCGCGCGCTCGGCTTCGTGCAGGTGGACTCGATCAACGTCGTCCAGCGCGCCCAGCACCTCACGCTCTTCGCGCGGCTGCACCGCTATCGGCCCGAGCAGCTCACCCAGCTCGTCGAGGGGGAGCGCGCACTCTTCGAGCACTGGACGCACGACGCGTCGCTCATTCCCAGCGTCTGGTATCCGCACTGGAAGCACCGCTTCGCCCGGAGCCGCGCACGGCTCGCGAAGCCGTCGAAGTGGCTGCAGGACGCGCTCGGCAAGCATCCCGAGCAGACGCTCGCGCACGTGCTCGAGCGCATCGAAACAGAAGGCCCGCTGCGCTCGCAGGACTTCGAGGACGAGCGCAAGGGCGTCCAATCCGGCTGGTGGAACTGGAAGCCACAGAAGGCCGCGCTGGAGATGCTCTGGCGCATGGGCGAGCTGGCCATCGCGCGGCGCGACGGCTTCCAGAAGGTCTACGACCTCGCCGAGCGCGTTCACCCCGAAGGCCACCGCGCGCCCATGCCCGCGCGCGACGCGCACGTCGACTGGGCCTGCGACGAAGCGCTCTCGCGGCTCGGCATCGCGACCGCGCGCGAGCTCTCGCAGTTCTGGGACAGCGTCGAGGCCGCCGAGGCGAGCGCGTGGTGTAAGCGTGAGCTGGCCGCGGGTCGCCTGGAGTTGGTGGAGGTGGCGTCGGCCGACGGCAAGCGGCTGACGTCGGCGTTCGCGCGGCCCGGATGGAAGCGGCTCGCCCGCGCGTTACCGGACGCGCCGAGCGGAGCTCGGCTCCTCTGCCCCTTCGATCCCGTTCTTCGCGATCGCGCGCGCGCCCAGCGGCTCTTCGATTTCGATTACACATTCGAAGCGTACACGCCGCTGCCGAAGCGAAAGTTCGGCTATTACGTTTTGCCCATGCTCGAGGGCGATCAGCTCGTCGGGCGCGCGGACGGCAAGCTTCACCGCGACCAGGACACGCTCGCGTTCAAGCGTGTCTGGTGGGAGCCCGGCGTTCGACCCACGCGCACGCGCGGGCGCGACGTGGAACGCGCCGTCGAGAAGATGGCCGAATGGCTCGGAGCGTCGCGCGTCGAGCTGAACTTGAAACAAGGAGCTTCACGATGA
- a CDS encoding acyltransferase — protein MPWLYFTLSEKHRAWATAWQEEVQRELQAVETITIEPGCFIAPEAAIFGEANKPIRIGAGGSIGADAFLRGPIVLGANVSVNPSARLDGGAVGITIGAGTRIASGACLYAFDHGIAPDREIRVQPVTSRGITIGADVWIGANACITDGVTIGDHAVVGMGAVVTRDVEPWMIVGGVPAKVIGDRRTKR, from the coding sequence ATGCCGTGGCTCTACTTCACGCTCTCCGAGAAGCACCGCGCGTGGGCCACCGCGTGGCAGGAGGAGGTCCAGCGCGAGCTCCAGGCGGTGGAGACGATCACCATCGAGCCTGGCTGCTTCATCGCGCCCGAGGCCGCGATCTTTGGCGAGGCCAACAAGCCCATCCGCATCGGCGCGGGGGGCAGCATTGGGGCGGACGCGTTTCTGCGCGGCCCGATCGTGCTCGGCGCGAACGTGAGCGTGAACCCCTCAGCGCGACTCGACGGCGGCGCGGTAGGCATCACCATCGGCGCGGGCACGCGGATCGCGAGCGGCGCGTGCCTTTACGCCTTCGACCACGGCATCGCGCCCGACCGCGAGATCCGCGTGCAGCCCGTGACCTCGCGCGGGATCACCATCGGCGCCGACGTGTGGATTGGCGCGAACGCCTGCATCACCGATGGCGTGACCATTGGCGATCACGCGGTCGTCGGCATGGGCGCCGTGGTCACGCGCGATGTGGAACCGTGGATGATCGTCGGCGGCGTGCCGGCCAAGGTCATCGGCGATCGGCGGACCAAGCGCTGA